A region from the Aegilops tauschii subsp. strangulata cultivar AL8/78 chromosome 5, Aet v6.0, whole genome shotgun sequence genome encodes:
- the LOC109781723 gene encoding E3 ubiquitin-protein ligase Os03g0188200-like, whose amino-acid sequence MPGSAVVLIGAFVAALLGVSLSTVVLCSNRRQAHRASPSPSQRSVVDLELGLGRSPCGIDEAVLAAYPTAVYASAASRPGEGQSQVAAAAATVEDGQALGDTRDTTCAVCLAEYADGDELRWLPGCRHAFHRPCVDEWLRRRPSCPLCRT is encoded by the coding sequence ATGCCCGGCTCCGCCGTGGTGCTGATCGGCGCTTTCGTGGCCGCGCTTCTTGGCGTCTCCCTCTCCACCGTCGTCCTCTGCTCCAACCGGCGCCAGGCGCACCgcgcgtcgccgtcgccgtcacaGCGGAGCGTCGTCGACCTCGAGCTCGGCCTGGGGCGGTCGCCGTGCGGGATCGACGAGGCCGTCCTGGCCGCGTACCCGACCGCGGTGTACGCGTCGGCTGCGAGCCGACCGGGCGAAGGCCAGAGCCAGGTGGCTGCTGCCGCCGCGACGGTCGAAGATGGCCAGGCGCTGGGAGACACGCGCGACACGACGTGCGCCGTGTGCCTGGCCGAGTAcgcagacggcgacgagctccggTGGCTGCCGGGGTGCCGGCACGCGTTCCACCGGCCGTGCGTCGACGaatggctgcggcggcggccCAGCTGCCCGCTCTGCCGCACGTAG
- the LOC109781724 gene encoding RING-H2 finger protein ATL67-like, which translates to MSRDSVLIGASMFVLVVLSLVTFFCSNRRRLAQSSSSRGVEDNQDIELGHGRSAAAGLDEAVLAAYPTTVYSSSIQHQLAATSERTVKEGERGCAVCLAEYADGDELRVMPGCAHTFHRRCVDQWLRRRPSCPLCRASSQSRAPPAHANRHSVNSMPM; encoded by the coding sequence ATGTCAAGGGACAGCGTGCTGATCGGCGCCTCCATGTTCGTGCTCGTCGTGCTCTCCCTCGTCACCTTCTTCTGCTCCAACCGACGGCGATTGGCGCAGAGCTCGTCGTCGCGGGGCGTAGAAGACAATCAAGACATCGAGCTCGGGCACGGCAGGAGTGCCGCTGCGGGACTCGACGAGGCCGTCCTGGCCGCGTACCCGACGACGGTGTACTCGTCGTCCATCCAGCATCAGTTGGCGGCTACCAGTGAGCGGACAGTGAAAGAGGGGGAACGCGGGTGTGCGGTGTGCCTGGCGGAGTACGCCGACGGCGACGAGCTGCGGGTTATGCCCGGCTGCGCGCACACGTTCCACCGGCGGTGCGTCGACCAGTGGCTCCGGCGGCGGCCCAGCTGCCCACTCTGCCGCGCGTCGTCGCAGAGCAGAGCACCACCGGCGCATGCTAACCGTCACAGCGTCAACAGCATGCCGATGTAG
- the LOC109781726 gene encoding E3 ubiquitin-protein ligase Os03g0188200-like, which produces MSRDTVLICASVAALVVLSVFTFLCSSRRRQGHGSSSSSHPGDDIELGCRCASAGIDEAELAAYPTSVYSSPTRVDDDVQPAAAPSTDDSDQPRDDTTCSVCLGEYANGDELRRLPGCRHAFHRR; this is translated from the coding sequence ATGTCTAGAGACACCGTGCTGATCTGCGCCTCCGTGGCCGCGCTCGTCGTGCTCTccgtcttcaccttcctctgcTCCAGCCGGCGGCGCCAGGGACACGGCTCCTCATCGTCGTCGCACCCCGGCGACGACATCGAGCTCGGCTGCCGGTGCGCCAGCGCGGGGATCGATGAGGCTGAGCTGGCCGCGTATCCGACGTCGGTGTACTCCTCGCCGACACGCGTAGACGACGACGTTCAGCCTGCCGCCGCGCCTTCGACCGACGACAGCGATCAGCCGCGGGACGACACGACGTGCTCGGTGTGCCTGGGGGAGTACGCGAACGGCGACGAGCTCCGGCGGCTGCCGGGGTGCCGGCACGCGTTCCACCGGCGATGA